The genomic DNA ATCTGGAGCACGTCCACCGCCTCGGCGGCGGGGGCGCACTGCTCGGCGGCGTGCACGTCGGTCAGCACCGGCAGCCCGAGGGTCTCGCGGATCTCGGCGAAGACCGGGAGCGCCCCGTCGAGGCCGATGCCCCGGGCGGCGCTGCCCGAGGTGCGGTTGGCCTTGTCGAAGGAGGTCTTGAACACGAGGCCGACGCCCAGACCCGCGGCCATCTCCTTGAGGGCGGCGGCGATCTCCAGGGCGTGCTGGCGCCCCTCGAGCTGGCACGGGCCGGCGATCAGCGTCAGCGGCAGATGGTTGGCGAAGCGCGCGTCGCCGACTTGGACGACGGGGCCGGGTGTCTCGATCTTCGACATGCCGGCCGGTCTAGCCCGCGCGGCGGATCCGCGAAAGCCCGGGCCGGGGCGCGACCCGACAGACCGTGCGGTCGTCTCGGAGGGCGTCCGCGCGCGGGCCGGTCTCGCACAGCATCAGGATCCGGCCGGCGCCACCCCGGCGCGGGGCATCGGCCAGCAGGCTGGCCTGGTGGAGGTTGAGCGCCAGCACCTCGACCGCGGCGGCGTCCGCCCCGGCGAGCGCCTGCGCGGCGCGGCCGATCAGGACGAAGTAGGCCGGCGCCGGCTCGCGCTCGCGGGAGGCCACGGTGATCCGAGCGGGGGCGCGACAATCGAGGCTCAGCCGCTCGGCATCCTGCGCCCGGAACACCGCGACGGGGCCGGCCCGGCCGGCCAGGGAGGCGCCGGTGGTGCGGATCACCCGCGCGGCGAGGACGTCGCAGGCATCCGCCGCCCGGGCCGGGGCCGGCCCGAGGAGGAGCGCGCCGGCGAGGGCGGTCAGGGTGGTGAGGCGCAGCATCGGGACATCCGCGGCGGGAGACGGTCGCGCCCGGCATATAGCGCGCCCGGGAGATAGCGCGCCCTGCGGCGGGCGCGAAGCCGCGCCGCTCCGCGGGACGTGGACAGGGACACCCGGATGACCGATCTGAGCGGGCGGCGCGGCGCCGCACGCCGCTCGCAGATCAGGCTCCGACGCGGCCATGCTCCGAACCCTCCTCGCTTCCGTCCTGCTGGCCCTGGTGCCGGCCGGGCACGCTTCCGCAGAGCCGCCCCAGCAGCCGACCTACGGGCCCGAACTCGAGGGCTTCGCCTACCCGTTCCCGGTGGAGCGGTTCCCGTTCACGTCGCAGCGCCAGCCGCTGCAGATGGCCTATCTCGACGTCCGCCCGGCGACGCCGAACGGCCGGACCGCCGTGCTCCTGCACGGCAAGAATTTCTGCGCCGCCACCTGGGAGAGCCAGATCCGGGCACTCAGCGCCGCGGGGTACCGGGTCATCGCGCCGGACCAGATCGGCTTCTGCAAGTCGAGCAAGCCGGCGGCCTACCAGTTCACCTTCCGGCAGCTCGCCGAGAACACCCGCGCGCTCCTGGAAAAGCTCGGGATCGAGCGGCCGATCCTGGTCGGCCACTCGACGGGCGGCATGCTGGCGGCTCACTACGCCCTGCTCTACCCCAAGGCGGTGGAGCAACTCGTGCTGGTCAACCCGATCGGCCTGGAGGACTGGGCCGCCAAGGGCGTGCCGCCGACCTCGGTGGAGCAGTGGTACCAGCGCGAGCTGAAGGTGACGGCGGCCTCGATCCGGGCCTACGAGACGGCGACCTACTATGCCGGCGCCTGGGAGCCCCGCTACGAGCCCTGGGTCACGATGCTCGCGGGCCTCAACAACGGCCCCGGCAAGGAGGCGGTCGCCTGGGACTCGGCCCTGCTCTACGACATGATCCTCACCCAGCCGGTGGTCTACCGGTTCCCGCAGATCGCGGTGCCGACGCTGCTCCTGATCGGTCAGAAGGACAACACGGCGATCGGCAAGGACCTCGCGCCGCCGGAGGTGCGGGCGAGCCTCGGCAACTATCCCGAGCTCGGCAAGGCGGCCGCCAGGGCCATCCCGGGCGCGCGGCTCGTGGAGTTCCCGGATCTCGGTCACGCGCCGCAGATGTCGGACCCGGAGGGGTTCAATGCGGCGCTGATCGCCGGGATCGCGGCGCGCTAGGCGCCGCGCGCCGTCCTCCGTCGTCCCGGGGCGCTCGCAGCGCCCCGGGACGACGGCGTGCCCGGCGCCTTGATCCTAGAAGTAGGACTTCAGCACGCCCCGGCGGCGGACGTCGAGGGTCGCGCAGTGGAACGAGCCGCCGAACGGGCCGTAGCTGAGGAACGGCGCCGGGATCGGGTCGAAGCCCCAGTCCTTCAGGGCCTTGATCAGCGTCGGCTGGCTCTGGTCGACGACGATCTTCTTCTCGGTGATCGCCAGGACGTTGATCGAGGTCCAGGGCGAGCACATCGAGATCTTGCTCATGAAGCCCTCGACCGGGTCGGGGCGCGGGGCGACCAGCACGTCCCACTTCTTGAGCACGGCCGGGAGCTTCTCGACGTCGACGTAGTCCGGGTTCACCAGAACCTTGCCGGGGGCGAGCGGCATGAACGACGAGTCGATGTGCATCGGCTGCGGGCAGCGGCTCTCGATCTCGTGGATGCGGAAGCCCGGGCCGAGGTGGCGGCGCAGCCACTCGATGCCCATCAGGTTGGTCACGTTCGAACGGGTCACGAACAGGTCGCGGCCGCAGCGGACGAAGTCGGCGGCGTCGAAGACCGGCTCGAACTCGTTGACCGTGAACTGCATGGGCTCGCCGGCCTTCAGGTTCGGCACCCGGTAATCGTAGTTGTAGAGGTCGTCGGTCAGCTGCGGGCGCGGCGCGGAGGTCCAGCGGGCGCCGGCGCGGAAGTACTCCTTGAACAGCGACCGGTAAGCGTCGCCCTCGAAGTAGCGCGAGCGCCAGCACATCGGGCTCTCGATGATCTCGTCGCCGATGACGAGGTACGGATCGCGCGGGCAGGCGACGCAGAAGCCGCGGGAGGACCAGCGCGGCGCCTTGAACTTCTTCGAGAAGTCCACCGCGTCGGGACGGCGGACCTTCACGCCCTCGCCGGCCAGGATGGTGATGAAGTTGTCGAGCTCGGCCTGGGCGAGCTTCTTCATGAACTTCGGATATTTCCAGCCGCTCGCCAGCCGGTAGAACGGCTGCGCGGCGCGCGGCAGGTTGAAGATCACCGTCAGGTGGTGAGTCGGGATCGTGGCGCCGTCGAGCGAGCCGACGATGACCTCCTCCAGCGGATCCCACTCGTTCCAGGCCATCACCGGCGACTGGGGAGCCGGCACGCCCGGTCCGGTTCCGTCCGGAAAGCCGCCCGCATGCGTGTCGTCGGTCACGGCCTCCAGGGCCGTGATCGGTGATTCGCGCTCCATGACGTGTGCCCCTTCTGCGACGTGCCGCGGCCTTCTGCGCGGGCTTCTCCGCCCCGCCGCCGCTTTGGCCCTCGGTGTGTCAAACGGGTGATAGACACCGCTAATCCGTGCTGCAACGTGACAGAAACGTTCCCGGGCCGATGGACCTATTTCTGCCGCGACCGTGACCGATTTCCCGCATCAAGCCTTACGCGAGCTTGAAAGACGACAATGAAGCGCCTGACGACCTTGGCCTCGATCGCCGGTCTGTGCACGGTCGTCGGCCTGTTCATGTCCTCCGGCCTGGAGGATGTGTCGGCCGCCGTCGTGAGCGCCGGCTGGGGCGCCGCCCTGGTGGTGCTCGCGCGCTTCGTGGCCGTCGCCTGGGCGGGGCTCGGCTGGTACGTCGTGTTCCCCGCCGGCGCGACCAAGCTCGCCGACTGCATCTCGCTCCGCTTCGTCCGCGAGGGCATCAACACGCTGCTGCCCGTCGCCACCGTCGGCGGTGACTTCGTCGGCGCCCGCCTCCTGTCGAAGCGCAACGTTCCGGGCGCGCTCGCGGGCGCCAGCATGTTCGTCGACCTGATGACCCAGGCGCTGACGCAGCTCCTGTTCACGGTGGCCGGCCTCGCCCTGCTGGTCCTGATCGCCGGCGACGGACCGATCGCCCACACGGTCGAGGGCGGGCTGGCCCTGGCGGTCCCGGCGCTCGGCGCCTTCTACCTGATCCAGCGCAAGGCCGGTCACCGCCTGATCCAGGCGCTGCTCAGCCGCTTCGCCTCCGGGCGCGAGTGGCGGGCCTTCGGCGCCATCGACCAGCTCTACGACAGCCTGCGCCGGCTCTACGGCAACCACGGTCGCTTCGCGTTGGCCCTGGTGGTCCACCTCGCCGGCTGGGTGATCGGCACGCTCGAGGTCTATGTCTGCCTGCGGTTCATGGGCTACCCGATCGACTTCGCGCAGGCGCTCATGATCGAGAGCCTCGCCCAGGCGGTGCGCGGCGCGGCCTTCGCGGTGCCCGGCGCCCTGGGCGCGCAGGAGGGCGGACTGATCGCCCTGTGCGGCCTGTTCAATATCCCGGCCGAGGCGGCGCTCGCCCTGTCGCTGGTCAAGCGCTTCGCCGATCTCGGCGTCGGGCTCCCGAGCCTCCTGCTCTGGCACCGGATCGAGTCCAGGCTCCGGTCCGAGACGCCGGAGGAAGAGGAGCGCGAGCCTGCGCCGGAGGCCGGGCGCAAGGCCAAGAGGGTCGCGCAGCCCGCCACCCTCGGCCCGTTCTACAGCTACGCTCCGCCGCGCATGGGGGCGCGGCTCGGCGACGGCGAGGAGTTGAAGAAGTGCGCCTGACCCGCCGGCTCGCGGCCGCCCTCATCGCCGCTCCCTTGGCCCTGACCCTGCTCGTCCCGGCCCCGTCACGGGCCGCGGACGATCCGGCCGTTCAGACCGTGCGCGACCTCTACGCCGCCTTCTCGGCCGCGCTGAAGGACGGGCCCGGCCCGCTGCCGGCCCGGGTCGAGGCCGTCGGCCCCGCGCTCGACAAGGCGTTCGACTTTCCCGCCATGACCCGCATCGCGGTGGGCTCGAAATGGTCGAGCTTCACCCCGGAGCAGCAGGCGGCGGTCATCGACGCCTTCAAGCGCAGCCTGACCGTCACCTACGCGAACCGGCTGGCACGCGCCGCCGGCGGCAAGTTCGACGTGACCCCGAAGGTCGAGGAGCGGGGCGCCCAGCGCGTGGTGCCGACCCGCGTCACCGCCGCGGACGGCGACGATTCCGCCGTGGACTTCGTCGTCAACGCCGACAACCGCATCCAGGACGTCCTGCTCAACGGCGACGTCAGCGAGATCGCTGCGCAGCGGAACGCCCTGTCGGCGCCGCTGAAGTCCGGGGGCGCCGACGGCGTCGTGAAGTTCCTCCGGGCGCGGGCCGACGGCATGCTCGCGGCCAAGCCGACGCCCTGAGCGGCGCCGGCGCCTGCGCCGACCTGAACCGGCCGTTCGCGGCCATCGCCGCCTCGGCGGCCGGACGATCGCACGGATCCGACCGGATGGATGTCTCCTCCCTGGCGCTGCTCGGCCTCTCGTGGCTCTCGCTGCTCTGCCTGATCCTGGCGGCGGCGGGCTGCGTCTACGGGCTGGCCGCCGCCATGTGCGCGGGCCGCTACGCGGGCCGCCGCCCGCCGGTGCTGCCCGCCGGCGCGACGCGGCCCTCCGTGACCGTGCTGAAGCCGCTCTGCGGCCTCGAGCCCAATCTCTACGCGAATCTCGAGACCGTGCTGCGCCAGGACTACGCCGGGCCGGTCCAGGTCCTGTTCGGCGTCCAGAAGCCCACCGATCCCGCGATCGGCGTGGTCGAGCGCCTGCAGCAGGCCTATCCCGAGGCCCGCATCGACCTCGTGATCGACGGCCGGCAGCACGGATCGAACCGCAAGGTCTCGAACCTGATCAACATGGCCGAGGCCATCGCCCACGACGTGGTGGTGCTGGCCGACAGCGACATGGTGGTGGGGCCCGACTACCTCGAGCGCCTCGTCGCGGAGCTGTCCCAGGACGGCGTCACCGGCGTCACCTGCCTGTACCACGGGGTCCCGGCCTTCCGGGGCCTGTACGACCAGCTCTCGACGCTCGCGATCGACACCCACTTCCTGCCCAACGTCGTGATGGGCCTGAGCCTCGGTCTGGCGAAGCCCTGCTTCGGCTCTACCGTGGCCTTCACCCGGGCGAGCCTGGAGGCGGTCGGCGGCTTCCGCACCTTCCGCAACGATCTGGCGGACGATTACGCCATCGGCGCCGCCCTGCGCGGCCTCGGCGGCCGGGTGGTGATCCCGAGCTTCACGATCGGCCACACCAGCGTCGACACCGATCTCTCCGGCCTGTGGCGGCACGAGCTGCGCTGGAACCGGACGATCCGCACCGTCGACCCGGCGGGCTACGCCGGCTCGATCGTCACCCACGCCTTCCCGCTCGCGCTGCTGGGCGCGCTCCTGCCCGGCGCCGGCACCGGCGCCCTCTGGGTCGCCGCCGCGGCGCTGGCGAGCCGCGTGCTGCTCTGCCGGCAGCTGGAGCGGGCCTTCGGCCTCGCCCCGCACCCCTACGGACTGTTGCCGATCCGCGACATCCTCTCCTTCCTGAACTTCTCCTGGGCCTTCGTGTCGGGGGCGGTGACATGGAAAGGTCACGATTATCACGTGGTTGCGGATGGCACCCTGATCCCGGACGCCGAACTCGGCCGCGATGCCGGCGCGCCGCTCCGCTGAACCCGGCTCCCTCGTCCTCCGCCCCTCCCCCGGCATTGCCCTGAGGCCTTGAACCCCATGCGCACGCTCTTCCTCCAGGCCCCCACCTTCGACGGTTTCGACGGCGGTGCCGGCTCCCGTTACCAGGCCAAGCGCGAGATCAAGTCGTTCTGGTACCCGACCTGGCTGGCCCAGCCGGCCGCCCTGGTGCCGAACTCGAAGCTGATCGACGCGCCACCGCACAACATCAAGCTCGCCGAGATCGTGGCCCAGGCCAACGACTTCGACCTCGTCGTGCTCCACACCTCGGTGCCGTCGTTCAAGTCCGACGTGAAGACGATCGAGGCGCTCAAGGCCGCCAACCCGAAGCTCATCGCCGGCCTGATCGGCGCCAAGGTCGCGGTCGACGCCGCCGGCGCGATGGCCCAGGCCCCGGTGGTCGATTTCTGCGCCCGCAACGAGTTCGACTTCACCGTCAAGGAGGTCGCCGACGGCGTCCCGATGTCGGAGATCAAGGGGCTGTCCTATCGCGACGCCAACGGTGTCGTGGTCCACAACGAGGACCGCGAGATCATGACCGACATGGATCAGCTGCCCTTCGTCACCAGCGTCTACAAGCGCGACCTGGAGATGGAGAAGTACTTCATCGGGTACCTGAAGCACCCCTACATCTCGTTCTACTCGGGCCGGGGCTGCAAGAGCCGCTGCACCTTCTGCCTCTGGCCGCAGACGGTCGGCGGCCACACCTACCGCACCCGCTCGGTCGCCCACGTGATCGAGGAGATCAAGTACTGCCTGAAGGAGTTCCCGCAGACCAAGGAGTTCTTCTTCGACGACGACACCTTCACCGACAACCTGCCGCGCGCGGAGGAGATCGCCCGCGAACTCGGCAAGCTCGGCGTCACGTGGTCGTGCAACGCCAAGGCGAACGTGCCGCGCGAGACCCTGAAGGTGCTCAAAGAGAACGGCCTGCGCCTGCTGCTGGTCGGCTACGAGTCCGGCAACCAGCAGATCCTGCACAACATCAAGAAGGGCATGCGGGTCGAGGTCGCCGAGAAGTTCACCAAGGATTGCCACGACCTGGGCATCGCCATCCACGGCACCTTCATCCTCGGCCTGCCGGGCGAGACGAAGGAGACGATCCAGGAGACGATCAACTTCGCCAAGCGGATCAACCCGCACACGATCCAGGTCTCGCTGGCGGCGCCCTACCCGGGCACCTTCCTGTACAAGCAGGCGGTGGAGAACGGCTGGCTCGACATCGAGAACGCTGAGCTCGTCGACGAGAACGGCGTGCAGGTCGCGCCGCTGCACTACCCGCACCTCTCGCACACCGAGATCTTCACCTCGGTCGAGGAGTTCTACAAGAAGTTCTACTTCCGGGCGCCGAAGATCGCCTCGATCGTCAGCGAGATGGTGCGCTCGCCCGACATGATGAAGCGCCGCCTGCGCGAGGGCGTCGAGTTCTACCGCTTCCTCAAGGAGCGTCAGGGCACCGCCAAGGCGGCCTGAAGTCAGAGGTCCGGGGACTGCGGTCCCGGCGGGGAGCGGGGCAGAGCCCCGCCCCTCTTCCAGGGCTCCGCCCTGGACCCGCGAGAGGGCGAGCCCTCTCGACACCCGTTACGAGGTTACCGTGAAGCGTCTGGTCGTCACCGCGGATGATTTCGGGCTGAGCCCCGAGGTCAACGAGGCCGTCGAGCAGGCCCATCGCGACGGGATCCTCACGGCGGCGAGCCTGATGGTCTCGGCGCCGGCCGCCGCCGACGCCGCGGCGCGGGCCCGGCGGATGCCGTCCCTGCGGGTCGGGCTGCACCTCGTCCTCGTGGAGGCGTGGCCGACCCTGCCGGCGGAACAGCTTCCCGACCTGACGGACGAGGCCGGCCTGATGCGGGCCGACATGGCCCGCCTCGGCCTCGACTTCGCCCGCAGGCCCGCGGCCCGGCGCCAGCTCGCCGCCGAGATCCGGGCTCAGTTCGAGGCCTACCGGGCCACCGGCCTGCCGCTGGACCACGTCAACGCCCACAAGCACTTCCACGTCCACCCGCTGATCGCCGGGGCAGTGCTGCGCGTCGGCCGCGACTTCGGGATGCGCGCCCTGCGGGTGCCGCGGGAGCCGCGCGAGATCCTGCGCCGCGCCGAGCTCGGCGCGCGGCCGCGAGCCGCCCTCGACATCGCGCCCTGGGCGGCGCTGCTCGCCGTCCGCGCCCGGCAGGCCGGGCTGCTGATCCCCGACCGCACCCTCGGCCTCGCGTGGTCCGGCGCCATGACGCCCGCCCGTGTCGCGGCCCTGCTGGCCGAACTTCCGGACGGCCTGACCGAGCTCTACACCCATCCGGCCACCGCCGGCGGCTTCCCTGGCGAGGCGCCGGGCTACCGCTACGCCGACGAGCGCGACGCCCTGACCGCCCCCGCATCCCGGTCGGCCGCTGACGCGTCGGGCGCCGTCCGCGGCGGGTTCTCCGACTTCCTCGGTTGACCCAGGTCGTTATCTGACTTTAGTCAGATAACATGGAGCCTGCCGAGATCGCCCGCGTCCGCCGCTTCGCCCGCGCGGTCACCGCCGAGGTCGGCGCGCTCGATTCCTCGTTCCTCGGTCGCGGCCGTCCCCTGGGCGCGGCGCGGGTCCTGAACGCCATCGGCGCGGGCCGCGCGGAGATCGGCGAGATCCGCGCCTATCTCGGTCTCGATTCCGGCCTGATGAGCCGTCTCCTGCGGAGCCTGGAGGAGGAGGGGCTGGTGGCAACCGCGCCGCATCCCGCGGATGCCCGCCGCCGGCTCGCCTCCCTGACCGAGGCCGGGCGGCGCGAGTTCGCGGCCTACGAGGCGCTGTCGGATGCCCGCGCCGTCGCCCTGCTGGAGCGCGCACCGCAGGTGGACGCGCTGCTGCACGCCATGGACCGGGTCGCCCTGGCCCTCGGCCGCGACGCCATCGCGATCCGGGAGGCCGACCCGACCGACGCGGGCGCCCGCGCCTGCCTCGCCGCCTACTACGCCGAGCTCGCGACCCGGTTTGCCGGCGGGTTCGACGTCGCCCTGTCGTGCGACCCGGAGGCCGCCGCCATGGTGCGGCCGCGCGGCGTGTTCCTGCTCGCGTGCGCCGACGGGCTGCCGGTCGGATGCGTCGGGCTCAAGGGAGGCGGCGGCGCGGTCGCGGAGATCAAGCGGCTCTGGGTCGATCCCGCGGCGCGCGGGCTGGGCCTCGCCAAGCGGCTGATGCGGGAGGCCGAGGCCGCCGCCTGCGACCTCGGGATCCGGACGCTGCGGCTCGACACCAACAGCGCCCTGCCCGAGGCCCTGGCGCTCTACCGGCGGTCGGGCTGGGTGGAGATCGACCGCTTCAACGACGATCCCTACCCGGACCACTTCTTCGAGAAGGCCCTCTGAGGCTCTCCGAAGCGCCGGCCGCGACCGGCCGGCGCTGCTCGGCTTCTACTTGGCGGGCACCGGATCCTGGTGCGGGGCGGACTTGCGCAGGGCCGCACCGGCCGCCTTCTCGGCTTCCGGACGATCCTCGTCGGGCTGCTCCGGCGGCTCGCCGAGGGTCGCCGGAACCACGAAGAACGCCGCCACCAGGGTGAAGAACAGCGACAGCGCCAGCAGCTTGCCCATGCTGGCCGTGCCCGGATGGCTCGACAAGACCAGCGACCCGAAGGCGCTGCCCGTGGTCAGCGCCGAGAAGAAGATCGCCCGGGTCAGGCTGGAGGCGAGCATGTCGGTCACGCCCGCCCGCCACGCGATCACGTAGTAGATGTGGAACGCCACGCCGACCGCGAGCATCAGCGGCAGGGCGATGATGTTGGCGAAGTTCAGCGGCATGCCGACGATGCGCATCGCCATCAGCGTCCAGAGCGTCGCGATCACCAGCGGGCCGAGGGTCATCGCCACGTCCCACGGCTTGCGCAGGGCGACCGAGAGGATGACGAAGATCAGCACGAAGGCCGTCACCGCCGCCTGCACGAAGGCGCCCAGGATCGTGTAGCTCGACTGCGTGGTGGCCACGGGCGCGCCGGTCGCGTGCGGGGCGACCTTCAGGACCTCGTCCGAGAACCGGCGGAGCACGGTGTCGTCGTTCGAGTCGCCCTTCGGGTGAACCTCGATGCGCGCCCGTCCGTCCGCCGCCACCCAGTCGGCCTTCAGCTGCGGCGGCAGGTTGTCCAGCGTGATCTTCTCGGGATGCAGCAGGTCGCGCAGGCGGGCGAGCAGCGGCACCAGATCCTTGGTGAGCGCCACCGAGGCCGCCTCGCGCATCTGCACCGGTCCGGCGGCGAGCTTGTCCAGGGTGCCGGCGAGCTGCTTGGCCTCCTGGGCGCCCTTCGCGTCGCCCTTGGCGTCGGCCGAGAGGCCGTTGAGCGCCGCGGCGGCGTCCTTGAGCGCCTTGACGTTGTCGGCGTCGGTCGGCGGCGGCGGGCGGCGGCCGGGGTTGAGCACCGGGTCGAGGAGCTGGGCCGTGTCGGCGATCTGGGCCAGCTTCTTGTCCTGATCCCGCGGCACGAAGGTGTCGATGCTGTTGACCGAGGCGGTGACCGGCAGGGCCAGGAGCGTCTTCGACAGCGACGGGACCTCCGCGACGCTGGGCGCCAGCACGTCGATGAAATTCGGGCTGGTCTCGGGATTCTTGATCAGGTCCAGGTAGGTCGCGATGGACTGCGTCTTGGCGCTGCGCAGGTGCATCGGGTTCGAGTCGAACGGCAGGTGCCAGAGCAGCGGCGCGCCGGCCAGGGTCACGAGGCCGACGCCGATCAGGATCGGCTTGCGGTGCCGGATGATCCAGGGGTCGACGCCGACGAGCCAGTCGGTCTGGACCGCGGCCTTCTCGCCCACCGGCTTGAACACCGCGATCAGGGCCGGCAGCAGGATCAGCGAGAACAGGAAGGCCACGATCATGCCGACGCCGGCGATCAGGCCCAGCTCCGACACGCCGCGGAAGGCCGTGGGCAGGAAGGCGAAGAAGCCCGCCACCAGCGACACCGCGGCGAGCGTCAGCGACCAGCCGACGCCCCGGGCGGCGGCGCGGATCGCGCTCTCCAGCGTCGGCTGCTCGTAGCGGTCGGCCCGGTAGCGCACCGAGAACTGGATGCCGAAATCGATGCCGAGCCCGACGAACAGGGCCGCGAAGGCCACCGAGATCGGGTTCAGCTCCTTGACCATGATGAGGCCCAGGGCGGCCGTGACCACGAGGCCCGCGAAGGTGGTGATGATCACCGCGCCGACGAGCTTGCCCGAGCGCAGGGCCAGCCACAGGAACAGCACG from Methylobacterium oryzae includes the following:
- the hpnI gene encoding bacteriohopanetetrol glucosamine biosynthesis glycosyltransferase HpnI, with protein sequence MDVSSLALLGLSWLSLLCLILAAAGCVYGLAAAMCAGRYAGRRPPVLPAGATRPSVTVLKPLCGLEPNLYANLETVLRQDYAGPVQVLFGVQKPTDPAIGVVERLQQAYPEARIDLVIDGRQHGSNRKVSNLINMAEAIAHDVVVLADSDMVVGPDYLERLVAELSQDGVTGVTCLYHGVPAFRGLYDQLSTLAIDTHFLPNVVMGLSLGLAKPCFGSTVAFTRASLEAVGGFRTFRNDLADDYAIGAALRGLGGRVVIPSFTIGHTSVDTDLSGLWRHELRWNRTIRTVDPAGYAGSIVTHAFPLALLGALLPGAGTGALWVAAAALASRVLLCRQLERAFGLAPHPYGLLPIRDILSFLNFSWAFVSGAVTWKGHDYHVVADGTLIPDAELGRDAGAPLR
- a CDS encoding alpha/beta fold hydrolase, giving the protein MLRTLLASVLLALVPAGHASAEPPQQPTYGPELEGFAYPFPVERFPFTSQRQPLQMAYLDVRPATPNGRTAVLLHGKNFCAATWESQIRALSAAGYRVIAPDQIGFCKSSKPAAYQFTFRQLAENTRALLEKLGIERPILVGHSTGGMLAAHYALLYPKAVEQLVLVNPIGLEDWAAKGVPPTSVEQWYQRELKVTAASIRAYETATYYAGAWEPRYEPWVTMLAGLNNGPGKEAVAWDSALLYDMILTQPVVYRFPQIAVPTLLLIGQKDNTAIGKDLAPPEVRASLGNYPELGKAAARAIPGARLVEFPDLGHAPQMSDPEGFNAALIAGIAAR
- the hpnK gene encoding hopanoid biosynthesis-associated protein HpnK, with protein sequence MKRLVVTADDFGLSPEVNEAVEQAHRDGILTAASLMVSAPAAADAAARARRMPSLRVGLHLVLVEAWPTLPAEQLPDLTDEAGLMRADMARLGLDFARRPAARRQLAAEIRAQFEAYRATGLPLDHVNAHKHFHVHPLIAGAVLRVGRDFGMRALRVPREPREILRRAELGARPRAALDIAPWAALLAVRARQAGLLIPDRTLGLAWSGAMTPARVAALLAELPDGLTELYTHPATAGGFPGEAPGYRYADERDALTAPASRSAADASGAVRGGFSDFLG
- a CDS encoding amidinotransferase, with protein sequence MERESPITALEAVTDDTHAGGFPDGTGPGVPAPQSPVMAWNEWDPLEEVIVGSLDGATIPTHHLTVIFNLPRAAQPFYRLASGWKYPKFMKKLAQAELDNFITILAGEGVKVRRPDAVDFSKKFKAPRWSSRGFCVACPRDPYLVIGDEIIESPMCWRSRYFEGDAYRSLFKEYFRAGARWTSAPRPQLTDDLYNYDYRVPNLKAGEPMQFTVNEFEPVFDAADFVRCGRDLFVTRSNVTNLMGIEWLRRHLGPGFRIHEIESRCPQPMHIDSSFMPLAPGKVLVNPDYVDVEKLPAVLKKWDVLVAPRPDPVEGFMSKISMCSPWTSINVLAITEKKIVVDQSQPTLIKALKDWGFDPIPAPFLSYGPFGGSFHCATLDVRRRGVLKSYF
- a CDS encoding MlaC/ttg2D family ABC transporter substrate-binding protein, with the protein product MRLTRRLAAALIAAPLALTLLVPAPSRAADDPAVQTVRDLYAAFSAALKDGPGPLPARVEAVGPALDKAFDFPAMTRIAVGSKWSSFTPEQQAAVIDAFKRSLTVTYANRLARAAGGKFDVTPKVEERGAQRVVPTRVTAADGDDSAVDFVVNADNRIQDVLLNGDVSEIAAQRNALSAPLKSGGADGVVKFLRARADGMLAAKPTP
- a CDS encoding flippase-like domain-containing protein, with product MKRLTTLASIAGLCTVVGLFMSSGLEDVSAAVVSAGWGAALVVLARFVAVAWAGLGWYVVFPAGATKLADCISLRFVREGINTLLPVATVGGDFVGARLLSKRNVPGALAGASMFVDLMTQALTQLLFTVAGLALLVLIAGDGPIAHTVEGGLALAVPALGAFYLIQRKAGHRLIQALLSRFASGREWRAFGAIDQLYDSLRRLYGNHGRFALALVVHLAGWVIGTLEVYVCLRFMGYPIDFAQALMIESLAQAVRGAAFAVPGALGAQEGGLIALCGLFNIPAEAALALSLVKRFADLGVGLPSLLLWHRIESRLRSETPEEEEREPAPEAGRKAKRVAQPATLGPFYSYAPPRMGARLGDGEELKKCA
- the hpnJ gene encoding hopanoid biosynthesis associated radical SAM protein HpnJ, whose protein sequence is MRTLFLQAPTFDGFDGGAGSRYQAKREIKSFWYPTWLAQPAALVPNSKLIDAPPHNIKLAEIVAQANDFDLVVLHTSVPSFKSDVKTIEALKAANPKLIAGLIGAKVAVDAAGAMAQAPVVDFCARNEFDFTVKEVADGVPMSEIKGLSYRDANGVVVHNEDREIMTDMDQLPFVTSVYKRDLEMEKYFIGYLKHPYISFYSGRGCKSRCTFCLWPQTVGGHTYRTRSVAHVIEEIKYCLKEFPQTKEFFFDDDTFTDNLPRAEEIARELGKLGVTWSCNAKANVPRETLKVLKENGLRLLLVGYESGNQQILHNIKKGMRVEVAEKFTKDCHDLGIAIHGTFILGLPGETKETIQETINFAKRINPHTIQVSLAAPYPGTFLYKQAVENGWLDIENAELVDENGVQVAPLHYPHLSHTEIFTSVEEFYKKFYFRAPKIASIVSEMVRSPDMMKRRLREGVEFYRFLKERQGTAKAA
- a CDS encoding bifunctional helix-turn-helix transcriptional regulator/GNAT family N-acetyltransferase: MEPAEIARVRRFARAVTAEVGALDSSFLGRGRPLGAARVLNAIGAGRAEIGEIRAYLGLDSGLMSRLLRSLEEEGLVATAPHPADARRRLASLTEAGRREFAAYEALSDARAVALLERAPQVDALLHAMDRVALALGRDAIAIREADPTDAGARACLAAYYAELATRFAGGFDVALSCDPEAAAMVRPRGVFLLACADGLPVGCVGLKGGGGAVAEIKRLWVDPAARGLGLAKRLMREAEAAACDLGIRTLRLDTNSALPEALALYRRSGWVEIDRFNDDPYPDHFFEKAL